A window of Methanosphaera sp. WGK6 contains these coding sequences:
- a CDS encoding signal peptidase I, with protein MIKEITSYAIILIVALLLSAHLSVVVSGSMEPSFYRGDIVVTENIDTYGIQEFNPETDVEVGDVVVYHATWYPEPVIHRVIDIQYENGSKYYIIKGDNNEVRDPYPVSSEQIYAKVLTVGDNLVIIPKIGYITLWFRGL; from the coding sequence ATTATAAAGGAAATAACAAGTTATGCTATTATATTAATAGTAGCATTACTTTTATCAGCACATTTAAGTGTAGTAGTATCTGGAAGTATGGAACCTTCCTTTTATAGGGGAGATATCGTAGTAACAGAAAATATAGACACATATGGGATACAAGAATTTAATCCAGAAACAGATGTAGAAGTAGGTGATGTAGTAGTATATCATGCTACATGGTATCCAGAACCAGTAATACATAGAGTAATTGATATACAATACGAAAATGGATCTAAATATTATATTATCAAAGGTGATAATAATGAAGTACGAGACCCATATCCTGTTTCATCAGAACAAATATATGCAAAAGTGTTAACAGTAGGGGATAATCTTGTTATAATACCAAAAATAGGTTATATAACGTTATGGTTTAGAGGTTTATGA
- the ilvD gene encoding dihydroxy-acid dehydratase, whose amino-acid sequence MRSDDIKKGINRTSHRSLLRACGLDDDDMKKPFIGIANSYTDIVPGHIHLKDLVQEVKDTVRAQGGVPFEFSTMAVCDGIAMNHSGMYYSLPSREIIANTVESMAMAHKFDALILMPSCDKVVPGMLMAAARLNIPTIVITGGPMMPGKFHGETVDFINVTEAVGATQSGKMSEEDLYELEKCACPGAGSCAGLFTANTMACLTETLGMSLPGCATAHAISDKKVEIAKESAKKIFTLIEKDIKPSDVLTQEAFENAIIVDLALGGSTNTTLHIPAIASEVDGVDVTIDLFDKLSHDVPYICSIRPGGNNRMIDVENAGGIPAVMKNLESLLNNNCITCTSKSVKENLENITDIDYNVIHTLENPVRTEGGIAVLYGNVAPNGCVIKQGAVNEDMLIHSGPCKVFNSEEECVKAIESDKIVDGDVVVIRYEGPKGGPGMREMLNPTAAIMGRELFHVALITDGRFSGGSRGPCIGHISPEAAEGGPIGAIRDGDIVSINVKERTITLELTDDEIKERLSKVEHVERNLKGWLKQYQQLATSADKGAILK is encoded by the coding sequence ATGAGAAGTGACGATATAAAAAAAGGAATTAATAGAACATCCCATCGATCTCTTTTAAGAGCTTGTGGATTAGATGATGATGATATGAAAAAACCATTCATTGGAATAGCAAACAGTTATACTGATATAGTACCTGGACATATTCATTTAAAAGATTTAGTTCAAGAAGTTAAAGATACTGTAAGAGCACAAGGTGGTGTTCCTTTTGAATTTAGTACAATGGCTGTATGTGATGGTATAGCAATGAATCATTCAGGAATGTATTATTCATTACCTTCTAGGGAAATTATAGCAAATACTGTTGAAAGTATGGCTATGGCACATAAATTTGATGCATTAATCCTAATGCCATCATGTGATAAAGTAGTTCCAGGTATGTTAATGGCAGCAGCAAGATTAAACATACCAACTATTGTAATAACAGGTGGACCTATGATGCCTGGTAAATTCCATGGTGAAACAGTAGATTTTATTAATGTAACTGAAGCTGTTGGAGCAACACAATCTGGAAAAATGTCTGAAGAAGATTTATATGAATTAGAAAAATGTGCTTGTCCTGGAGCAGGATCATGTGCTGGATTATTCACAGCAAATACAATGGCATGTTTAACAGAAACTCTTGGAATGAGTTTACCTGGTTGTGCAACAGCACATGCAATAAGTGATAAAAAAGTAGAAATCGCAAAAGAATCTGCTAAAAAAATATTCACATTAATAGAAAAAGATATTAAACCATCTGATGTATTAACCCAAGAAGCATTTGAAAATGCAATAATTGTTGATTTAGCACTAGGTGGATCAACTAACACAACATTACACATACCTGCAATAGCTAGTGAAGTAGATGGTGTAGATGTAACAATAGACTTATTTGATAAATTAAGTCATGATGTACCATATATTTGTAGTATAAGACCTGGTGGAAATAATAGAATGATTGATGTGGAAAATGCTGGGGGAATACCTGCAGTAATGAAAAATCTTGAATCATTACTCAATAATAATTGTATCACATGTACATCAAAATCTGTTAAAGAAAACCTTGAAAATATTACTGATATTGATTATAATGTAATACATACTTTAGAAAATCCAGTAAGAACAGAAGGTGGAATTGCTGTATTGTATGGTAATGTAGCACCTAATGGTTGTGTAATTAAACAAGGAGCAGTAAATGAAGACATGTTAATCCATTCTGGACCATGTAAAGTATTTAATTCAGAAGAAGAATGTGTAAAAGCAATTGAATCTGATAAAATAGTTGATGGGGACGTTGTTGTAATAAGGTATGAAGGTCCAAAAGGAGGACCAGGTATGCGTGAAATGCTTAATCCAACAGCAGCAATAATGGGTCGTGAATTGTTCCACGTGGCTTTAATTACTGATGGACGATTCTCTGGAGGAAGTAGAGGACCTTGTATTGGACACATATCTCCAGAAGCAGCTGAAGGTGGACCAATTGGAGCAATTAGGGATGGTGATATAGTATCAATCAATGTTAAAGAAAGAACCATCACATTAGAACTTACTGATGATGAAATCAAAGAAAGATTATCTAAAGTAGAACATGTTGAAAGAAATCTTAAAGGATGGTTAAAACAATATCAACAATTAGCAACATCTGCTGATAAAGGAGCTATCTTAAAATAG
- the lysA gene encoding diaminopimelate decarboxylase, with product MPYDFNLKTENNHLIIGDVDANDLAEEFKTPLYVIDEEKVRSNYNKLYTAFSSKYENLHMCYAAKANTSLAIMKILEDEGSYIDAVSPGEIYTALLAGFTPERIVFTGNNVTTEELEYAHKTGVTINLDSISALERLSSIEGTEGKEISIRVNPMVEAGHHEHCITGGPKSKFGIREDEAVDVYQKAIDLGFKPIGMHSHIGSEILESEPFMLAVETMMDIAGKVHQEVGVDFKFLDFGGGFGIPYEPTEEELDLETFTTDIIKLFKTKLDEYNMGNPDMYIEPGRFLVGNAEVLLTRVNTIKESYRKFAGVDCGFGTLLRPTMYGSYHHIVVANKMDAEDEEEIDIAGNLCESGDLFARDRPMPKLEEGDLLAILNAGAYAFSMASQYNSRPRPAEVLVNKKQVDVIRRREEFSDLFNGQTIPVRLLK from the coding sequence ATGCCATATGATTTTAATTTAAAAACAGAAAATAATCATCTTATTATCGGAGATGTTGATGCTAACGATTTAGCAGAAGAATTTAAAACACCATTATATGTAATTGATGAAGAAAAAGTAAGATCAAATTATAACAAATTATACACAGCATTCAGTAGTAAATATGAAAACCTTCATATGTGCTATGCTGCAAAAGCAAATACAAGTCTTGCAATAATGAAAATATTAGAAGATGAAGGAAGTTACATTGATGCAGTATCCCCCGGAGAAATATACACAGCATTACTTGCAGGATTTACCCCAGAAAGAATTGTATTTACTGGAAATAATGTAACAACAGAAGAATTAGAATATGCTCATAAAACTGGGGTTACTATAAATTTAGATAGTATCTCAGCACTTGAAAGATTAAGTTCTATTGAAGGTACAGAAGGAAAAGAAATATCCATAAGAGTAAATCCTATGGTTGAAGCAGGACATCATGAACACTGTATTACTGGTGGACCAAAAAGTAAATTTGGAATAAGAGAAGATGAAGCAGTAGACGTATATCAAAAAGCAATAGATTTAGGATTTAAACCTATAGGTATGCATTCACATATTGGTTCTGAAATACTTGAATCTGAACCATTCATGTTAGCAGTAGAAACAATGATGGATATTGCAGGAAAAGTACACCAAGAAGTTGGAGTAGATTTTAAATTCTTAGACTTTGGTGGAGGATTTGGAATTCCTTACGAACCAACAGAAGAAGAATTAGATCTTGAAACATTCACAACAGATATTATTAAATTATTCAAAACAAAATTAGATGAATATAACATGGGAAATCCTGATATGTACATAGAACCAGGAAGATTCCTTGTAGGTAATGCAGAAGTATTATTAACTAGAGTAAATACTATAAAAGAAAGTTACCGTAAATTTGCAGGAGTAGATTGTGGATTTGGGACATTACTAAGACCAACAATGTATGGATCATATCATCATATTGTAGTTGCAAATAAAATGGATGCTGAAGACGAAGAAGAAATAGATATTGCAGGAAACCTTTGTGAATCAGGAGATTTATTTGCAAGAGATAGACCAATGCCTAAATTAGAAGAAGGAGATTTACTTGCAATATTAAATGCAGGAGCATATGCTTTTAGTATGGCATCCCAATACAACTCAAGACCAAGACCTGCAGAAGTACTTGTAAATAAAAAACAAGTAGATGTTATCAGAAGAAGAGAAGAATTCAGTGACTTATTTAATGGTCAAACAATCCCAGTAAGGTTATTAAAATGA
- the dapF gene encoding diaminopimelate epimerase, whose translation MIKEIEFTKMHALGNDYIVINETETEIIPEEYKNKISDEICTRNFSVGADGVIFACKSEKADVRFRIFNSDGSEAEMCGNGIRCLAKYVYDMNIVKKEIMNIETMEDIKEARLTVENDVVESIEIDMGKGFFKPEEIPAIAPSGNVDEFIKEEVNVEGEKIIMSAVSVGNPHAVCFTDINIDDIDLDFYGPRIETHELFPEKINVHFVNIVSPEEINILTWERGAGFTYACGTGTTSCVLLGYKMGLLNEKVLAHLSGGDLNITITDHTEYLTAEMKGKAVTVYYGKMTVEL comes from the coding sequence ATGATTAAAGAAATAGAATTCACAAAAATGCATGCATTAGGTAATGACTATATAGTTATTAATGAAACAGAAACTGAAATTATTCCAGAAGAATATAAAAACAAAATAAGTGATGAAATTTGTACAAGAAACTTTAGTGTTGGTGCAGATGGAGTTATATTTGCATGTAAATCTGAAAAAGCAGATGTAAGATTCCGTATATTTAACAGTGACGGTAGTGAAGCTGAAATGTGTGGAAATGGTATTCGTTGTTTAGCAAAATATGTTTATGACATGAATATTGTTAAAAAAGAAATAATGAATATTGAAACCATGGAAGATATTAAAGAAGCAAGACTTACAGTTGAAAATGATGTTGTAGAAAGTATTGAAATTGATATGGGAAAAGGATTCTTTAAACCAGAAGAAATTCCTGCTATAGCACCTAGTGGAAATGTTGATGAATTTATAAAAGAAGAAGTTAATGTTGAAGGTGAAAAAATAATAATGAGTGCTGTAAGTGTAGGTAATCCACATGCAGTATGTTTTACTGATATAAATATTGATGATATTGATTTAGACTTCTATGGTCCACGTATAGAAACACATGAATTATTCCCAGAAAAAATTAATGTACATTTTGTTAACATTGTATCTCCTGAAGAAATTAATATATTAACATGGGAACGAGGTGCTGGATTTACATATGCTTGTGGAACTGGTACCACTAGTTGTGTATTATTAGGATATAAAATGGGATTATTAAATGAAAAGGTACTTGCTCATTTATCTGGTGGAGATTTAAACATAACAATTACTGATCACACAGAATACTTGACTGCTGAAATGAAAGGAAAAGCTGTTACCGTTTATTATGGAAAAATGACTGTTGAATTATAA
- a CDS encoding 4Fe-4S binding protein has protein sequence MKPIVFEDLSTFLVKRVFHLRFKVASLTRKSRIMNKIITKLLFDKDGTYFIPSNNSVTTTTINMNQTIPQADEMVFPSDIIKEFIKKANYIVIMNKCLCRTSAECEDYPIDLGCIFMGKATKQISRKYCREVTVEEAINHIDKCDEAGLIHIMGRNKMDVTWMNVHPGEELLTVCNCCPCCCLWRVLPNLSDSIQENFFKLPGISIYYDDYKCIGCKKCIDVCFTHTISIKNEKIELIEDTCIGCGHCSNTCPVDALQLNYENINVDSVFSKIDSLVNIEN, from the coding sequence ATGAAACCTATAGTTTTTGAAGATTTAAGTACATTTCTTGTAAAACGTGTATTTCATTTACGATTTAAAGTAGCTTCATTAACCAGGAAATCAAGAATCATGAATAAAATCATAACAAAATTACTGTTTGATAAAGATGGAACATATTTTATACCTAGTAATAATAGTGTAACTACAACTACTATTAATATGAATCAAACTATACCACAAGCAGATGAAATGGTATTTCCAAGTGATATTATTAAAGAATTTATTAAAAAAGCAAATTATATTGTTATTATGAATAAATGTTTATGTAGAACTTCTGCCGAATGTGAAGATTATCCTATTGATTTAGGTTGTATTTTCATGGGTAAAGCAACCAAACAAATATCTAGAAAGTATTGTAGAGAAGTTACTGTTGAAGAAGCAATAAATCATATTGATAAGTGTGATGAGGCTGGATTAATTCATATTATGGGTAGAAATAAGATGGATGTTACTTGGATGAATGTTCATCCTGGTGAAGAATTATTAACAGTTTGTAATTGTTGTCCATGTTGTTGTTTATGGAGAGTTCTCCCTAATTTAAGTGATAGTATTCAGGAAAACTTCTTTAAATTACCTGGAATTTCTATTTATTATGATGATTATAAATGTATTGGTTGTAAAAAATGTATTGATGTATGTTTTACTCATACAATTTCTATAAAAAATGAAAAAATAGAACTAATAGAAGACACATGTATTGGTTGTGGCCATTGTAGTAATACTTGTCCAGTAGATGCATTACAATTAAATTATGAAAATATTAATGTAGATAGTGTATTTAGTAAAATAGATAGTTTAGTTAATATTGAAAATTAA
- the cobJ gene encoding precorrin-3B C(17)-methyltransferase, whose protein sequence is MISLIGIGSKREHITLKAVDRIKEADVVIAYNPYLTHIEDLLEGKEVHRRGMGDEMERVELAIEKEKEGKKVAIISSGDPGIYGMANVYFQIIDKYSDLEFEVIPGVTAATYSASALGAPLHDLAIISLSDLLTPLEEIQRKIKHAAQADLVIAFYNPKSMRRTKPFHTACDILLENRNPDTPVGIVTTKDGTETLTNICKLKDLRKQYIDMSTTIIIGNSMTYVKKGKMITPRGYKMTAELPELTEQFYEKFFNGDIQLGHNNTCEYYPCHNEEETCTFCYCPLYPCADGSTGGKWIADKNVWNCTDCNWIHKYAVVDELLDYVKENIKSMDDFDKHKKELLKLRRSTIYKTRFLDFNRNFDLDDK, encoded by the coding sequence ATGATTAGTTTAATAGGTATAGGTTCTAAAAGAGAGCATATTACTCTTAAAGCAGTAGATAGAATAAAAGAAGCAGATGTAGTTATAGCATATAATCCATATCTTACCCATATTGAGGATTTACTTGAAGGTAAAGAAGTTCATAGACGTGGAATGGGTGATGAAATGGAACGTGTGGAACTTGCAATTGAAAAAGAAAAAGAAGGTAAAAAAGTTGCAATTATAAGTTCTGGAGATCCGGGTATTTATGGAATGGCAAATGTATACTTCCAAATTATAGATAAATATAGTGATTTAGAATTTGAAGTAATTCCTGGAGTAACTGCAGCAACATATTCTGCAAGTGCATTAGGGGCACCATTACATGATTTAGCAATAATAAGTCTCAGTGATTTATTAACTCCTCTTGAAGAAATTCAACGTAAAATAAAACATGCTGCACAAGCAGACTTGGTAATTGCATTCTACAATCCTAAAAGTATGAGAAGAACAAAACCTTTCCACACAGCATGTGATATCTTACTTGAAAATAGAAATCCTGATACACCTGTTGGTATAGTAACAACTAAAGATGGTACAGAAACATTAACTAATATTTGTAAACTTAAAGATTTAAGAAAACAATACATTGACATGTCTACAACTATTATTATAGGAAATTCTATGACTTATGTTAAAAAAGGTAAAATGATAACTCCTAGAGGATATAAAATGACTGCAGAATTACCTGAATTAACAGAACAATTCTATGAAAAATTTTTCAATGGAGATATACAATTAGGTCATAATAATACTTGTGAATATTATCCATGTCATAATGAAGAAGAAACTTGTACATTCTGTTATTGTCCATTATATCCGTGTGCTGATGGATCCACTGGTGGTAAATGGATAGCTGATAAAAATGTGTGGAATTGTACTGATTGTAATTGGATACATAAATATGCAGTTGTAGATGAACTTCTTGATTATGTAAAAGAAAATATTAAATCAATGGATGATTTTGATAAACATAAAAAAGAACTTTTAAAATTAAGACGATCTACTATTTATAAAACAAGATTCCTTGATTTTAATCGTAATTTTGATTTAGATGATAAATAA